A genomic segment from Gracilimonas sediminicola encodes:
- a CDS encoding CDP-alcohol phosphatidyltransferase family protein has product MSSKGFFSEYDKSIKNRIVEEGYDLYFSRPCGYVLAKFFHKLKFTPTNISVLGMLIGVTGGVLLYWQDVLLYTSIGFVLVTFAGLMDSADGQAARIYDQRSEMGKYLDFFNDMLVFISCYLFGLLYFTDTYTLAGILALGLTSGYVHSIKSNLYEYYKGEFLHFSLTDSKHRNPPVDHIKENFDRTSSLLRKVTYPVLIDYVKRQNKIKFRSDETTRIFEEAREQDPQKFKEIYERNSRKMLAGWAWVCGSNVMRNGILVSSLFGRIDIYVIANIASYGLYLLVGKKQNQVDRRILNEIEDWDLTSLERTSAAEVQ; this is encoded by the coding sequence ATGTCTTCGAAGGGTTTTTTCAGCGAGTACGACAAGTCGATTAAGAATAGAATTGTTGAGGAAGGTTATGATCTTTATTTCAGTCGCCCTTGTGGGTATGTGCTTGCCAAGTTTTTTCATAAGCTAAAATTTACTCCCACCAATATTTCTGTTTTGGGGATGCTGATCGGGGTAACCGGAGGGGTTTTACTGTATTGGCAGGATGTTCTGTTGTACACTTCCATCGGGTTTGTGCTGGTTACTTTTGCAGGATTGATGGACAGTGCAGACGGACAAGCGGCCCGTATTTATGATCAGCGATCGGAAATGGGGAAGTACCTCGATTTCTTTAATGATATGCTGGTTTTTATCAGTTGCTATCTGTTCGGGTTGCTCTATTTTACGGATACATACACCCTTGCCGGTATATTAGCTTTGGGGCTTACTTCCGGTTATGTACACAGTATCAAATCGAACTTGTATGAATATTATAAAGGGGAGTTCCTTCACTTTAGCCTGACAGATTCCAAACACCGGAATCCGCCCGTTGATCACATCAAAGAAAATTTTGACAGAACATCTTCTCTGCTTCGAAAGGTTACCTATCCCGTCTTGATTGATTATGTGAAGCGACAAAACAAGATCAAATTCAGAAGCGATGAAACAACCCGAATCTTTGAAGAAGCGAGGGAGCAGGATCCTCAAAAATTCAAAGAAATCTACGAGCGCAATAGTCGAAAAATGCTGGCAGGATGGGCTTGGGTGTGTGGTTCTAATGTAATGCGGAATGGAATCCTGGTATCCAGTTTGTTTGGGCGCATCGACATCTATGTAATTGCGAATATCGCCTCTTACGGGCTATATCTTTTAGTTGGGAAGAAGCAAAATCAGGTAGATCGGCGAATTCTGAATGAGATTGAAGACTGGGATCTTACTTCTTTAGAACGTACGTCTGCAGCAGAAGTGCAGTAA
- a CDS encoding phospholipase D-like domain-containing protein, whose translation MCKNYAASEIRVFMDSDHFFEQLTADVQNARHSVSIQCMSFEADQVGTKLIELLGSKPTLERTLLIDDYSRFVVNDTFLNAPQGWMNKNNARKERQALDGLLKQARQSGIRVKFTNPMGFLMHRYPARNHKKMVLVDEEISYLGGMNFTEHNFEWSDTMVRHTNPDIAAALKVSFQADLNETTPPPITEINPKTVLYLLNGWKTKEAYTNLLERVTSSSKVVALSPYISYPMLDAIASVPDNQVILPKANNKPLMHYIHNLKRYSEINFKYVSGKMVHAKMLILDDEVAVYGSSNFDVISYFFEKEVVIVNKNPELIKQLTSFTSQLINK comes from the coding sequence ATGTGTAAAAATTACGCTGCCAGTGAAATCCGTGTTTTTATGGATAGCGATCATTTTTTTGAGCAGCTAACCGCTGATGTTCAAAATGCCAGGCATTCAGTTTCCATCCAATGCATGAGTTTTGAGGCCGATCAGGTTGGCACCAAACTTATTGAATTGCTCGGCAGCAAGCCAACCCTCGAACGAACTTTGTTGATTGACGATTATTCGCGGTTTGTTGTGAATGATACATTTCTGAATGCACCTCAGGGGTGGATGAATAAAAACAATGCCCGCAAAGAGCGGCAGGCTTTAGACGGATTATTGAAGCAGGCAAGACAGTCCGGAATTCGGGTAAAATTCACCAATCCCATGGGGTTTTTGATGCACCGGTATCCGGCCAGGAATCATAAAAAAATGGTGCTGGTCGATGAGGAGATATCCTATCTGGGTGGGATGAATTTTACGGAACATAATTTTGAGTGGAGTGATACCATGGTTCGCCATACCAACCCCGATATCGCAGCTGCGCTCAAGGTATCATTTCAGGCAGACCTGAATGAGACAACGCCCCCACCAATTACAGAAATTAACCCGAAGACAGTGCTCTACCTGTTAAACGGGTGGAAGACAAAGGAAGCTTATACAAATTTATTGGAGCGCGTTACTTCCAGTAGTAAGGTGGTTGCGCTCTCACCCTATATCTCTTACCCCATGCTGGATGCGATTGCCTCTGTTCCGGATAATCAGGTGATCCTTCCGAAGGCGAATAACAAACCGCTAATGCATTATATACATAACCTTAAGCGGTATTCTGAAATAAATTTTAAATACGTATCAGGGAAAATGGTTCATGCAAAAATGCTTATTTTAGATGACGAAGTAGCTGTGTACGGGTCTTCAAATTTTGATGTCATCAGTTACTTTTTTGAAAAGGAAGTGGTAATAGTGAATAAAAATCCTGAACTGATAAAACAGCTAACTTCATTTACCTCACAGTTAATAAATAAATAA
- a CDS encoding glycosyltransferase family 4 protein — translation MNIIQVCPYDLSIPGGVQTHVTQLSNELVRKNNKVVIFAPRPTNPNSEREADCEVKHITSSTRIPWWGTSIDVSVLKPNEKSQIRQFFDEFKPDVIHFHTIWNPVMQTQLLWMLPDSIKKVGTFHDTPPDRGLGKHIGANLMKVGAKYYLPKMDEIISVSETQAKAMGGDPENLPQNFRILPNGIDAEAGQNMEKKSTPDDDFRIIFIGRFENRKGVFELLEIYRRLQSESLNQKISLTLVGNGPQLSEMKNFVNEHQLKEVTFHNDVDDQDKNRLLLNSDLMIAPALYGESFGIVLLEAMALGVRVIGYGNEGYLNIGKKYGVENFPSPGDTEALFELAKQHLKMPAEEQSILIKKGLEIASKHDWKLIAQQIEHIYSR, via the coding sequence ATGAATATCATTCAGGTGTGCCCTTACGATTTATCGATTCCCGGAGGGGTTCAGACCCATGTTACGCAATTAAGTAACGAATTAGTGAGGAAAAATAACAAGGTGGTGATTTTTGCGCCACGGCCAACCAATCCCAACTCAGAAAGAGAGGCAGACTGCGAGGTAAAGCATATAACAAGCAGTACTCGTATTCCCTGGTGGGGAACCTCCATTGATGTATCGGTGCTGAAACCGAATGAAAAAAGCCAGATCCGCCAATTTTTTGATGAATTTAAGCCGGATGTCATCCACTTTCACACTATCTGGAATCCGGTGATGCAAACCCAGCTACTTTGGATGTTACCGGACTCGATAAAGAAAGTTGGCACCTTTCATGATACCCCACCTGATCGTGGGCTGGGTAAACATATCGGTGCAAACCTGATGAAAGTGGGAGCCAAATACTACCTCCCCAAAATGGATGAAATCATTTCTGTATCCGAAACTCAGGCGAAAGCCATGGGTGGTGACCCAGAGAACCTTCCCCAAAACTTTAGAATTCTGCCCAACGGGATTGATGCTGAAGCCGGCCAAAATATGGAAAAGAAATCAACCCCTGACGATGACTTCAGGATCATTTTCATTGGTCGTTTTGAAAACAGAAAGGGTGTCTTTGAGTTGCTGGAAATCTACCGGAGATTACAAAGTGAATCGCTAAATCAAAAAATTTCACTCACTTTAGTAGGGAATGGTCCTCAGCTATCGGAGATGAAGAATTTTGTAAATGAGCATCAGTTGAAAGAAGTGACTTTCCATAACGATGTAGATGATCAGGATAAAAACCGGCTGTTACTGAATTCCGACCTTATGATTGCTCCTGCATTGTATGGAGAAAGCTTCGGAATTGTACTGCTGGAAGCGATGGCACTTGGTGTACGAGTGATCGGGTATGGAAATGAAGGATACCTGAACATTGGAAAGAAATATGGTGTTGAAAACTTTCCGTCACCCGGAGACACTGAGGCCCTTTTCGAGTTGGCAAAACAGCACCTGAAGATGCCTGCCGAAGAGCAAAGCATTCTCATAAAAAAAGGATTGGAAATAGCTTCTAAACACGACTGGAAACTGATTGCCCAACAAATTGAACACATTTATTCACGATGA
- a CDS encoding NTP transferase domain-containing protein has protein sequence MNTFIHDEMEIKTAIILAAGKGTRLRSVTGDEIPKPLTPLKEQPLIEYSIQALRSAGVQKILIGCGHLLPEFNYLEKKYSEVEIVENPFYDTRASIYTLLMFESLVDEPFYLLEADILFEPTIFERFTPTDDNQNLILTSAPLNLDDNVYFSSEAGRLTKLTKNAEKIVDPEGVMTGIWAFSAGFMKRFTTFCKQINIDYSEDYEVLLAQYSSEQEAISIAHFPELNWCEIDNEDHLEFALTDVLPKIIQ, from the coding sequence TTGAACACATTTATTCACGATGAAATGGAGATAAAAACAGCAATTATATTAGCTGCAGGTAAAGGCACAAGGCTGAGAAGCGTAACCGGTGACGAAATCCCGAAGCCTTTAACCCCGCTAAAAGAACAACCCCTAATTGAGTACTCTATACAAGCATTGAGAAGTGCGGGGGTTCAAAAGATTTTGATCGGTTGTGGTCATTTGCTGCCAGAATTCAACTACCTGGAGAAAAAGTATAGTGAAGTCGAGATCGTTGAGAATCCATTTTACGATACCCGGGCCAGCATTTACACGTTGCTGATGTTTGAGTCGCTAGTGGACGAGCCATTCTATTTACTGGAAGCCGATATTTTGTTCGAACCCACCATTTTTGAACGGTTCACCCCGACAGATGACAATCAAAACCTGATTCTCACCTCTGCCCCCCTGAATCTGGACGACAATGTGTATTTCAGTTCCGAGGCGGGCCGGCTGACCAAGCTCACAAAAAATGCTGAGAAAATAGTGGATCCGGAAGGAGTAATGACTGGAATATGGGCTTTTTCCGCTGGGTTTATGAAGCGATTTACCACATTCTGTAAACAGATTAACATCGATTACAGTGAGGATTACGAAGTGTTATTGGCACAGTACTCATCAGAGCAGGAGGCTATTAGTATTGCTCATTTCCCGGAACTGAACTGGTGCGAAATAGATAATGAAGATCACCTTGAGTTTGCCCTGACTGATGTGTTGCCAAAAATCATACAATGA
- a CDS encoding stealth family protein, with translation MNFDVVYTWVNGSDQEYAKIRDAYASKKKDTNPERYRDTFQMIRYSLRSLEKYFNRFNKIYILTARPQVPEWLDVSNERIELVHHDQVIPDKYLPTFNSNVIESFLHNIPGLSENFLYMNDDFLFGAPVSLQSFYKDHKYRVYNTFFGENLKWRIHDGYRDIVGLGIIEHQPIMINKKYWKEAFSVFPDKTENTRQHKFRNDRDLFPLKLYRYHMLKHHRNESDPVWITELIKIFRFHKLTNNFSKQQSFFDKMKRNSPEFYCLNDDLRGNPNPRVVELVKEFLEQKYPAPSSFELTD, from the coding sequence ATGAATTTTGATGTAGTTTACACGTGGGTCAACGGATCAGATCAAGAGTATGCAAAAATCCGTGATGCCTATGCATCCAAAAAAAAAGACACCAATCCTGAGCGCTATCGTGACACCTTCCAAATGATCCGTTATAGCCTGCGTTCACTCGAAAAGTACTTTAACAGATTTAACAAGATATACATTTTAACAGCAAGACCACAGGTGCCCGAATGGCTTGATGTAAGTAATGAACGAATTGAGCTAGTGCATCACGACCAGGTAATTCCGGATAAATATCTTCCCACGTTTAACTCAAATGTTATTGAAAGTTTTCTTCATAATATTCCCGGATTAAGCGAGAATTTTCTCTACATGAATGACGATTTTTTGTTTGGTGCCCCTGTTAGCCTGCAATCATTTTATAAGGATCATAAGTATCGAGTGTACAATACCTTTTTTGGTGAAAATCTGAAATGGAGAATCCATGACGGATACAGAGATATTGTCGGATTGGGCATCATTGAACATCAGCCTATTATGATAAATAAGAAATACTGGAAAGAAGCCTTCTCGGTATTTCCCGACAAAACCGAGAACACCCGTCAGCATAAATTTCGGAATGACCGCGATTTATTTCCTTTGAAGTTATATCGGTACCACATGCTGAAACATCACCGTAATGAATCGGACCCTGTATGGATTACCGAACTAATTAAAATCTTCAGATTTCATAAATTGACCAATAATTTCAGCAAACAACAATCTTTCTTTGATAAAATGAAAAGGAACAGCCCGGAATTTTATTGCTTGAATGATGACCTCCGCGGCAATCCGAACCCAAGGGTTGTGGAGCTGGTGAAAGAGTTTTTGGAGCAGAAGTATCCGGCACCTTCTTCATTTGAATTAACTGATTAG
- a CDS encoding cyclic peptide export ABC transporter, with the protein MRFIALLIKSSMPIFLISSISSALTGLCSTFLIKTIHQAVTSAEFTLDQFLWNFGLFALGYMIFAFIASYSVSKLIQSIVHKLREDLSRKILKASFESVEKKQPKLLAILTEDIKTIAYSLDRLPGVTTGIATVLGIVAYLVFYSPILTVATIVLFALVFLFTKVTLPFVKKYSDLAREQLNDLYQHFEGLVFGIKELTLNKDFKESYLNKEIIPTSRIQNLHALKENVIASFSNRMTDIVLLMGLGGMIIAIYKTGFVDLEFFGQYLTLVLFTLAPLSTASGFLSNLKRIETALEQIESIGLTMDNTDGSINEITLDDTKTGLPQIELEAVVHQYLNDDGGKVFELGPIDLKINQGEVIFLVGGNGSGKTTLAKIITGLYKPVGGNLKYYGQPVNDRNLKHYRSHFATVFSDSYVFDHLHHISVGKVDREGDYLIELLELTDKVSIVENRFTTKKLSDGQRKRLSLIQAILEDKDIYLLDEWAAHQDPHFKTIFYNKIIPFLTEKRKTVIVITHDDRYFDTANRVVKMQDGNIAAKDSLVTK; encoded by the coding sequence ATGCGGTTTATCGCTTTACTTATAAAATCCTCAATGCCCATATTTCTGATATCCAGTATATCCAGTGCATTGACGGGACTGTGTTCAACTTTCTTAATAAAAACAATACATCAGGCGGTTACATCTGCTGAATTTACCTTAGATCAGTTCCTGTGGAATTTCGGTTTATTTGCTTTGGGGTATATGATTTTTGCCTTCATAGCTTCTTACTCGGTATCAAAGCTCATCCAATCGATTGTCCATAAACTTCGTGAAGATCTCTCCCGCAAAATCCTGAAAGCTTCTTTTGAATCGGTTGAAAAAAAGCAGCCGAAGCTTCTGGCAATCCTTACGGAAGACATCAAAACAATTGCCTACTCGCTTGACCGACTCCCCGGTGTAACAACCGGCATCGCTACTGTTTTGGGGATTGTGGCCTATCTTGTGTTTTATTCTCCAATCCTAACCGTTGCAACAATTGTACTATTTGCCCTGGTCTTTCTATTTACGAAAGTCACCTTACCGTTCGTTAAAAAATATTCTGACCTGGCCCGTGAACAACTCAACGATTTGTACCAGCATTTTGAAGGCTTAGTGTTTGGAATAAAAGAACTCACATTAAATAAAGATTTCAAAGAGTCTTACTTGAATAAGGAGATTATCCCTACGAGCAGGATACAGAACCTGCATGCCCTGAAAGAGAATGTTATTGCTTCTTTTTCCAATCGCATGACGGATATCGTATTGCTTATGGGTTTGGGGGGAATGATAATCGCTATTTATAAAACCGGTTTTGTTGATTTGGAGTTTTTTGGGCAATACCTGACACTCGTTTTATTTACGCTGGCCCCTCTATCCACAGCAAGTGGCTTTTTAAGCAATTTGAAGCGTATCGAAACCGCCCTGGAGCAAATAGAATCGATTGGCCTTACAATGGATAACACCGATGGCTCTATAAATGAAATTACATTAGATGACACAAAAACCGGGCTGCCCCAAATTGAGTTAGAAGCAGTAGTACATCAGTATCTCAATGATGATGGAGGGAAAGTATTTGAGCTTGGGCCGATTGACTTAAAAATTAATCAAGGTGAAGTAATCTTTCTTGTAGGGGGAAACGGTTCCGGTAAAACCACCCTTGCAAAAATTATTACAGGCTTATATAAACCGGTGGGTGGCAATCTTAAGTATTACGGTCAGCCTGTTAACGACCGAAACCTGAAGCACTACCGTTCACATTTCGCCACCGTTTTTTCGGATTCGTATGTATTTGATCACCTTCATCATATCTCTGTAGGAAAAGTTGACAGAGAAGGTGATTATTTGATTGAATTGCTGGAACTAACTGATAAAGTTTCTATCGTTGAAAACAGATTCACCACAAAAAAGCTTTCGGATGGCCAACGAAAAAGGCTCTCATTAATTCAGGCTATACTCGAGGATAAGGATATATATTTGCTGGATGAATGGGCTGCTCATCAGGATCCACACTTCAAGACTATCTTCTATAACAAGATTATTCCCTTCCTTACCGAAAAAAGGAAAACAGTTATCGTAATAACACATGATGACCGGTATTTTGATACCGCGAATCGCGTGGTAAAAATGCAAGATGGGAACATTGCAGCAAAAGACTCACTCGTTACTAAATAG
- a CDS encoding DUF1647 domain-containing protein, with protein sequence MGTKANYIISAADERYFRSFLQLYHSYIQTEEFNNSGFIFYDIGLNEEQRVYLKELQSKNGHNFTSHKFDFENYPEFVKLKYKTYSWKPIIIHEVINQREANILWLDSANIILKNLKPIWNVISETGSYAPFSGSGTLDEWTVQETLDYMNVPQRWYGKRNRAGNTCGFSYSNKVIKEVIEKWRELALIKECIKPEGANRSNHRDDQSLLSILLMEAAEKDNLTLTDDEVDISSWNPTSFISVRNFVSPSIPESLNVLTIPYFKVVRQIDMLINRLF encoded by the coding sequence TTGGGGACTAAAGCCAATTATATTATTTCCGCAGCGGATGAAAGGTACTTCCGGAGTTTCCTTCAGCTCTATCATTCTTACATTCAAACAGAAGAGTTTAATAACAGTGGATTTATATTTTATGACATAGGTTTGAATGAAGAACAAAGAGTCTATCTAAAAGAACTACAATCAAAAAATGGTCATAATTTTACCTCTCATAAGTTTGATTTTGAGAACTATCCTGAGTTCGTGAAACTGAAATACAAAACCTATTCATGGAAGCCAATCATTATTCACGAAGTCATTAATCAGAGAGAAGCAAATATCCTGTGGCTTGACAGTGCCAATATTATCCTCAAGAACCTGAAGCCGATATGGAATGTGATATCTGAAACCGGCAGTTATGCCCCGTTTAGCGGTTCGGGCACGCTTGACGAGTGGACGGTTCAGGAGACCTTAGATTACATGAACGTTCCACAGCGTTGGTACGGGAAACGTAACCGGGCTGGTAATACCTGTGGATTTTCATATTCCAATAAAGTGATTAAAGAGGTTATTGAAAAGTGGAGAGAGTTGGCATTAATTAAAGAGTGCATTAAGCCGGAAGGCGCTAATCGAAGCAATCATCGTGATGATCAATCCCTGCTTTCCATTTTACTTATGGAAGCTGCTGAAAAAGATAACCTCACCCTAACAGATGACGAAGTTGACATCAGTTCGTGGAATCCAACTTCATTCATTAGTGTCAGAAATTTCGTTTCACCAAGTATTCCCGAAAGCCTGAACGTACTAACCATTCCTTACTTCAAAGTAGTCCGCCAAATTGATATGCTCATTAACCGCCTTTTCTGA
- a CDS encoding capsule assembly Wzi family protein has translation MSNNYSTKNRVLKTTTYLFTIFLSLTLSSGVLAQTIILDQQDLLDNYENSCYDDHISFFPSIACTDDIKGYFNVLPFYTNTVYNSEYARGLNDGPAWQGKGVNFTTAFGFSGRWGNLTYVFNPIIQYNQNLPFNTGVQYTSRNNPYQYPFDDIDYVIRYGESSDVKLYPGQSEVALSLNKIKFSLSTQNMRWGPAIYNPILMSTNAGGFPHFRIGTNEVLETSIGDIDGQIIWGLIDESEYYNDNPGDDQRYLTGITLGYSPHFFKEFSVTVHRVLYTQTRYLTGFFDNGLAVFSGIIAPDKGKTIKGRYFPNDVYDQMMTLSMKYKNIDDRFGLYWEWGWGDFAAGISNFLEHPDDAGGYTIGLWKEFTLSNANRFRLLFEHNDLATWDIRYTAGYGPPSFYIHRINRQGYTNNGQIIGASIGPGGNSDEIRLTYFWDESSLSLEYQRTRFNDDYFFTQVAGNQKRPFDLEHHVGFQYTSKQFNKLTFNAAFFTGIRNNYLYQDPILKVNIHSKVAFRYHF, from the coding sequence ATGTCAAACAACTATTCAACCAAAAATCGAGTGCTAAAAACTACTACATACCTATTCACGATATTTTTGTCCCTTACATTAAGTTCCGGTGTTTTAGCGCAGACTATTATTCTTGACCAACAAGACCTGCTCGATAATTACGAAAACTCCTGCTACGATGACCACATAAGCTTTTTCCCTTCTATCGCTTGTACTGACGATATTAAAGGCTATTTCAATGTTTTGCCATTTTACACAAACACCGTTTATAATTCTGAATATGCCAGAGGCTTGAATGATGGTCCTGCCTGGCAAGGTAAAGGAGTGAATTTTACTACAGCTTTTGGTTTTTCCGGAAGGTGGGGTAATCTCACTTACGTTTTTAACCCTATCATTCAATACAACCAGAACCTCCCATTTAATACCGGTGTGCAATACACTAGTCGTAATAATCCATACCAGTATCCTTTTGATGACATTGATTATGTAATTAGATACGGAGAAAGTTCAGATGTAAAACTCTATCCTGGTCAAAGCGAAGTTGCACTGTCTCTCAATAAAATAAAGTTTTCACTGTCCACCCAAAATATGCGCTGGGGTCCTGCTATTTATAACCCCATTCTTATGAGCACTAACGCAGGTGGCTTTCCTCACTTCAGGATTGGAACCAATGAAGTTTTGGAAACCTCTATAGGTGACATTGATGGCCAAATTATTTGGGGGTTAATTGATGAGTCTGAATACTATAATGACAACCCTGGAGATGACCAACGATATTTAACGGGGATTACTTTAGGATACAGCCCTCATTTCTTTAAAGAATTTTCTGTAACCGTTCACCGTGTATTATATACTCAAACCCGATACCTCACTGGTTTCTTTGATAATGGGTTAGCCGTTTTTTCGGGCATAATTGCCCCTGACAAGGGTAAAACAATTAAAGGTCGGTATTTCCCAAATGATGTCTACGATCAAATGATGACCCTTTCTATGAAATATAAAAATATAGATGACCGATTCGGTTTATATTGGGAATGGGGTTGGGGTGATTTTGCTGCCGGAATTTCAAATTTTCTCGAGCATCCTGATGATGCCGGTGGATATACCATTGGGTTGTGGAAAGAATTTACCCTGTCTAATGCTAATAGATTCCGTCTACTATTTGAACATAATGATCTTGCAACCTGGGATATACGATATACTGCCGGATATGGCCCCCCTTCTTTTTACATCCATCGTATAAATAGGCAAGGGTACACTAATAACGGTCAAATTATTGGGGCGTCGATAGGGCCCGGTGGGAATTCAGATGAAATCCGACTCACCTATTTTTGGGATGAATCTTCTTTATCTCTGGAATACCAGCGCACCCGATTTAACGATGACTACTTTTTTACTCAAGTCGCCGGGAATCAAAAAAGGCCATTTGACCTGGAACATCACGTAGGCTTTCAATACACCAGCAAACAATTCAACAAGCTTACATTTAATGCTGCCTTTTTTACCGGGATTAGAAATAACTACCTGTATCAAGACCCTATTTTAAAAGTAAATATACACTCGAAGGTCGCATTTAGATATCATTTCTAA